Proteins from a genomic interval of Grus americana isolate bGruAme1 chromosome 37, bGruAme1.mat, whole genome shotgun sequence:
- the LOC129198881 gene encoding Ig heavy chain Mem5-like, which produces LLFLLLAALPGLRAAVQLVESGGGLQPPGGSLTLLCKASGFTFSSYGMGWVRQAPGKGLEFVASINSGGSSTGYASAVKGRFTISKDNSQSTLKLQMNSLRADDTATYYCAKSDGSGWCGGTSYAGGPDRGTTLAPSPDPPSTPRLAPPRLLPAWREEEGDVGGGVSPSAPCPGQLVQSGGGLQPPGGSLTLLCKASGFTFSSNGMLWVRQAPGKGLEYVASIKSDGSSTGYASAVKGRFTISRDNSQSTLKLQMNSLRADDTATYYCAKEAAGDGGYGYAGGCGGGPDRGTVSPHPCAGSPNLPQTPEPAWTLHPAHVLDPTLNRLPQTLTFWPQTSTIEPQIMTLSSKL; this is translated from the exons ctcctcttcctcctcctggcagcccTCCCAG ggctgcggGCGGCCGTGCAGCTGGTCGAGTCCGGAGGGGGCCTCCAGCCACccggggggtccctcaccctccTCTGCAAGGCCTCCGGCTTCACCTTCAGCAGCTACGGCATGGGTTGGGTGCGACAGGCGCCCGGGAAGGGGCTCGAGTTCGTCGCGAGTATTAACAGTGGTGGTAGCAGCACAGGCTACGCGTCGGCGGTCAAAGGGCGCTTCACCATCTCCAAGGACAACTCCCAGAGCACGCTCAAGCTGCAGATGAACAGCCTCAGGGCCGACGACACGGCCACCTACTACTGCGCGAAAAGCGATGGTAGTGGTTGGTGTGGTGGTACTAGTTATGCTGGTGGCCCCGACCGTGGCACc ACCCTCGCACCCAgcccagacccccccagcaccccaagatTGGCTCCCCCGAGGCTGCTACCAGcctggagggaggaagagggggacgtGGGTGGGGGTGTCTCCCCTTCtgccccctgcccagggcagctggTCCAGTCCGGAGGGGGCCTCCAGCCACccggggggtccctcaccctccTCTGCAAGGCCTCCGGCTTCACCTTCAGCAGCAACGGCATGCTCTGGGTGCGACAGGCGCCCGGGAAGGGGCTCGAATACGTCGCGAGTATTAAGAGCGATGGTAGCAGCACAGGCTACGCGTCGGCGGTCAAAGGGCGCTTCACCATCTCCAGGGACAACTCCCAGAGCACGCTCAAGCTGCAGATGAACAGCCTCAGGGCCGACGACACGGCCACCTACTACTGCGCGAAAGAAGCTGCTGGTGATGGTGGTTATGGTTATGCTGGTGGTTGTGGTGGTGGCCCCGACCGCGGCACcgtgtccccacatccctgcgCTGGGTCCCCAAATCTTCCCCAAACCCCTGAACCAGCCTGgaccctgcacccagcccacGTCCTTGACCCAACCCTCAACCGTTTGCCTCAAACCTTGACCTTTTGGCCTCAAACCTCGACCATTGAACCCCAAATCATGACACTTTCCTCCAAACTTTGA